In Hirundo rustica isolate bHirRus1 chromosome 2, bHirRus1.pri.v3, whole genome shotgun sequence, one genomic interval encodes:
- the SLC5A7 gene encoding high affinity choline transporter 1 isoform X2 produces the protein MAFHVEGLVAIIVFYLAILAVGIWAAWKTKNTSSEGDRSEAIIVGGRDIGLLVGGFTMTATWVGGGYINGTAEAVYVPDYGLAWAQAPIGYSLSLILGKERLKLIVAFFFAKPMRSKGYVTMLDPFQQLYGKRMGGLLFIPALMGEMFWAAAIFSALGATISVIIDINVNISVIVSALIATMYTLVGGLYSVAYTDVVQLFCIFLGLWISVPFAMSHPAVTDIGLTAVHQVYQAPWLGSINSLDIYTWLDNFFLLTLGGIPWQAYFQRVLSSSSATYAQVLSFLAAFGCLVMAIPAVLIGAIGASTAWNQTEYGIPDPKSKKEADMILPIVLQYLCPVYISFFGLGAVSAAVMSSADSSILSASSMFARNIYQLSFRQNASDREIVWVMRITVLLFGASATAMALLASSVYGLWYLSSDLVYIIIFPQLLCVLFIKGTNTYGAIAGYLFGLVLRITGGEPYLYLQPLIFYPGWYQDDNNLYIQRFPFKTLAMLTSFFTNVIVSYLAKYLFESGTLPPKLDFLDAVVARYSREHMDKATLVKSDNIVLNELAPVNPRHSLTLSSTFTNKEAFNYVDSSPELSNTEDN, from the exons CCACATGGGTTGGAGGAGGTTACATCAATGGGACAGCAGAAGCTGTGTATGTCCCAGACTATGGTCTAGCTTGGGCTCAGGCCCCTATTGGATATTCCCTTAGCCTGATTTTAGGTAAGGAAAGACTAAAATTAATA gtggcctttttttttgcaaaacccATGCGATCCAAAGGCTATGTGACAATGCTGGACCCTTTTCAGCAGCTTTATGGAAAAAGGATGGGAGGACTACTGTTTATTCCAGCTTTAATGGGAGAAATGTTTTGGGCTGCTGCCATCTTCTCTGCCTTAG GTGCGACTATAAGTGTTATCATTGACATTAATGTCAATATTTCAGTCATTGTTTCTGCCCTGATTGCCACTATGTACACACTTGTGGGTGGGCTTTATTCTGTGGCCTATACCGACGTAGTTCAGCTCTTCTGCATCTTCCTGGGACTG TGGATCAGTGTCCCCTTTGCCATGTCCCATCCTGCAGTAACAGACATCGGGCTCACGGCTGTGCACCAGGTGTACCAAGCACCTTGGCTTGGATCTATCAACTCACTTGACATTTACACATGGTTGGACAATTTCTTTTTACTG ACATTAGGAGGAATTCCATGGCAAGCGTATTTCCAGAGAGTTCTTTCCTCATCTTCTGCCACATATGCTCAAGTTCTGTCATTCCTGGCTGCTTTTGGCTGTCTTGTGATGGCTATTCCTGCAGTACTGATTGGTGCAATTGGAGCATCTACAG CTTGGAACCAGACTGAATACGGCATCCCTGACCCCAAGAGCAAAAAAGAAGCAGACATGATTTTACCCATCGTGCTGCAGTACCTTTGCCCGGTCTATATCTCATTCTTTGGCCTCGGCGCCGTATCTGCTGCTGTGATGTCCTCAGCTGACTCCTCAATTTTATCAGCAAGTTCTATGTTTGCTCGGAACATTTACCAGCTTTCCTTTCGGCAAAAT GCTTCAGACAGGGAAATTGTATGGGTCATGAGAATCACTGTTCTTCTGTTTGGAGCATCAGCAACAGCAATGGCACTGCTGGCTTCATCAGTGTACGGCCTCTGGTACCTCAGCTCTGACCTCGTTTATATCATCATATTCCCGCAGCTCCTGTGTGTGTTATTTATTAAAGGAACCAACACCTACGGTGCCATTGCAGGATACCTCTTTGGCCTTGTCCTCAGAATAACCGGAGGAGAACCGTACCTCTACCTTCAGCCCTTGATCTTCTACCCTGGCTGGTATCAAGATGATAACAACCTCTATATCCAGCGATTCCCATTTAAAACACTGGCTATGCTCACCTCCTTCTTCACTAATGTCATAGTCTCCTATTTAGCCAAATATCTGTTTGAAAGTGGGACTTTGCCACCAAAGCTGGACTTTCTTGATGCTGTTGTTGCCAGATACAGTAGAGAACACATGGACAAAGCGACTCTTGTAAAAAGTGACAATATTGTATTAAATGAACTTGCACCTGTGAATCCACGACACAGTCTAACTTTGAGCTCCACTTTCACAAACAAGGAAGCCTTCAACTACGTCGATTCAAGTCCAGAACTGTCCAACACTgaagataattaa
- the SLC5A7 gene encoding high affinity choline transporter 1 isoform X1, whose protein sequence is MRSKGYVTMLDPFQQLYGKRMGGLLFIPALMGEMFWAAAIFSALGATISVIIDINVNISVIVSALIATMYTLVGGLYSVAYTDVVQLFCIFLGLWISVPFAMSHPAVTDIGLTAVHQVYQAPWLGSINSLDIYTWLDNFFLLTLGGIPWQAYFQRVLSSSSATYAQVLSFLAAFGCLVMAIPAVLIGAIGASTAWNQTEYGIPDPKSKKEADMILPIVLQYLCPVYISFFGLGAVSAAVMSSADSSILSASSMFARNIYQLSFRQNASDREIVWVMRITVLLFGASATAMALLASSVYGLWYLSSDLVYIIIFPQLLCVLFIKGTNTYGAIAGYLFGLVLRITGGEPYLYLQPLIFYPGWYQDDNNLYIQRFPFKTLAMLTSFFTNVIVSYLAKYLFESGTLPPKLDFLDAVVARYSREHMDKATLVKSDNIVLNELAPVNPRHSLTLSSTFTNKEAFNYVDSSPELSNTEDN, encoded by the exons ATGCGATCCAAAGGCTATGTGACAATGCTGGACCCTTTTCAGCAGCTTTATGGAAAAAGGATGGGAGGACTACTGTTTATTCCAGCTTTAATGGGAGAAATGTTTTGGGCTGCTGCCATCTTCTCTGCCTTAG GTGCGACTATAAGTGTTATCATTGACATTAATGTCAATATTTCAGTCATTGTTTCTGCCCTGATTGCCACTATGTACACACTTGTGGGTGGGCTTTATTCTGTGGCCTATACCGACGTAGTTCAGCTCTTCTGCATCTTCCTGGGACTG TGGATCAGTGTCCCCTTTGCCATGTCCCATCCTGCAGTAACAGACATCGGGCTCACGGCTGTGCACCAGGTGTACCAAGCACCTTGGCTTGGATCTATCAACTCACTTGACATTTACACATGGTTGGACAATTTCTTTTTACTG ACATTAGGAGGAATTCCATGGCAAGCGTATTTCCAGAGAGTTCTTTCCTCATCTTCTGCCACATATGCTCAAGTTCTGTCATTCCTGGCTGCTTTTGGCTGTCTTGTGATGGCTATTCCTGCAGTACTGATTGGTGCAATTGGAGCATCTACAG CTTGGAACCAGACTGAATACGGCATCCCTGACCCCAAGAGCAAAAAAGAAGCAGACATGATTTTACCCATCGTGCTGCAGTACCTTTGCCCGGTCTATATCTCATTCTTTGGCCTCGGCGCCGTATCTGCTGCTGTGATGTCCTCAGCTGACTCCTCAATTTTATCAGCAAGTTCTATGTTTGCTCGGAACATTTACCAGCTTTCCTTTCGGCAAAAT GCTTCAGACAGGGAAATTGTATGGGTCATGAGAATCACTGTTCTTCTGTTTGGAGCATCAGCAACAGCAATGGCACTGCTGGCTTCATCAGTGTACGGCCTCTGGTACCTCAGCTCTGACCTCGTTTATATCATCATATTCCCGCAGCTCCTGTGTGTGTTATTTATTAAAGGAACCAACACCTACGGTGCCATTGCAGGATACCTCTTTGGCCTTGTCCTCAGAATAACCGGAGGAGAACCGTACCTCTACCTTCAGCCCTTGATCTTCTACCCTGGCTGGTATCAAGATGATAACAACCTCTATATCCAGCGATTCCCATTTAAAACACTGGCTATGCTCACCTCCTTCTTCACTAATGTCATAGTCTCCTATTTAGCCAAATATCTGTTTGAAAGTGGGACTTTGCCACCAAAGCTGGACTTTCTTGATGCTGTTGTTGCCAGATACAGTAGAGAACACATGGACAAAGCGACTCTTGTAAAAAGTGACAATATTGTATTAAATGAACTTGCACCTGTGAATCCACGACACAGTCTAACTTTGAGCTCCACTTTCACAAACAAGGAAGCCTTCAACTACGTCGATTCAAGTCCAGAACTGTCCAACACTgaagataattaa